The sequence aatacagCTAAATCCTGTGCATTAGCTATTGTGAATAAACCATATAGACACATCAGTTAACTTACCATATTACTTTACAGTCACATGACTTTCATTAACATGTATGCTTGCGTCCCTTCTATATGAGCTCACGGACTCACATTTAAGATAATTATAAGCTAATTAGTGTTCCCTCTCTGACCCTTAAATAAGCCTCTTTTTGTGTGGTGAACTATTTGAAGTCCCATGGGGAGCTAGAATGACTCACACTGAGAGTTTGAGCTAAGCCTGTACAGCATGCACGAAAGACTAGTCTAATCCTCTAATGGATCTGTTAAAGTGAGATCATGCTTGTGAGATGTTGCTGGGGCAAATTGCTTATAAGGGACAGATTGGGGTCCTTAGGTTGATAATAGGTTGCTACATGTCGCTCATCCATATCCAAATTCTAATAATCAAAGTAAAGCTCCAATGGGCATagtattagtatagtatagtctTGGTACTGCAATCTTACTTAAAAAGTAGTGCTAGATCACATGCAGTGAATTTCAAATAGATATTTTGCCATGATCTATGGTAAAAGGTAATGTTACTCCTGAGCATTGGCTAGAACTTTGGACAATTTATTGTCTATGAAGGTTTCCTTGGTCCAAGACAATCAGTGATGAATTGATTACAGGGTGCAAAATTACCCTAAATGAAAGGTTTCCTTGAACAGCACTGAAATTTAGTGCTGTGTCCATCCACAACTGGAATAGGTCATACTATGGTTAGAGTTTGAGTCTTTTTAAATAGTAGATGATATTAGTTTGTGATTCTCTGGTCCCACCTCTTACAGGCTACTCTGGCCCTTTAAAAGAAATTCCTCGAGAAAAGTTCAACATTACTGTAATCCCTAAATCCTACTGCTCACCATGGAGAGAGGCACTGAGGGGCAATGAAGAGTTACTAACATCTATGAGCCCACAGCTTCCTGAACCAGAGAAACGTCAGCCTGCAAACTACAGATGCTTCAACAGGTATGTGGCCAAACTCCCAGATCCCCATCGAACTGGGACTTACATACATCCAACATCCGAAGGGAAATCCAACAAActagtttatatttatatcagtaCATTTGATATTCTTCAACAAGAACAGGCAAATCCCCTTAAGGATTGTCTTCCGGAAACCCTCAGAAAGACAAAATTAGAAATTAGGATTGATTGACAACTGCAAGCTGAAGGACAAAGCTTCAGAGGAATACAAGCCACATTGGCATCAGATTCATAGGCAAGGCACATTTTGCCACCCTCCATGTAGGGCTAAAGAATCATTGAGAAGAAGGTCTTAAAATAACCACTTCAACAGAAAGTGCCCAGGGTTTATTCTCCACAAAAGCCAAATGAAGACAGTGCGAATAGAAGTGTCGACAGGGGTCAGTTAGGGGTTTCGGCTCAGTGATACCTCGTCCATGGTGATTATCCGCCCTAAATAGACCCACCAGATACCAATGCTATCAGATTGTGATGTCCAGATATCTGTGGAGTTAACGCTGGCCCCTCTATCGTTGGCTTTTCCGTGATGGAACCAATGTCTCTCGGAGTGGAAATAGACACCAAGGacatgttaaaaacagaagtgtCATGACCTGGAGGTCTCCCTCTCAAGCCTTTCAGAGCCTCCACATTAGCACACCAGGTGTCTCTGTTCCAGGTGGTAGGTGGTGAAAGTTGCAATTCCAGGATGACGCAATGTCTCTGTGTTCCAAACCATGGTAACCCTCATGTTTTAGCTTTTTCTCTGCTTCCAGCATTCCTGATCAGCTGAATATTTAATGAAGTGTTAGAGCaaagaaaacactaaaatgtgcagGACAGGGGGTTCCCCAGGACCAGGGTTGGAAAACTGTCCTCTACAGATGTGTACTACCAGGGTCCAGAAAATATTCTGGTGCTGTATGTATGCCGAAGAGAAAGATCTTGtaaaatagaaaatgaatcacaaAATAAACGTCTCCTATCTATCCCTGTTGTTTTCCCTCTCAGGGTAGCGATGCCATTTGGGGGTCCCATGCACAGTAAGAGGGTTATTCCCACCATCAGCTTTGAAGCAGTGGAGTCCCAGAATTTGCCAGGCCCCACAGTGGAGAGGATGGTCAAACGGCCCAATTTCAACAGAGCACCTCGCGGCTGGGCCACAAGTTACTTACCCGAGTCTAATGAACTCTGAGTGCATCGGGGTCAAAGCCCTGACTGTCTAAAGTTTACTAATAGCTGAGAGCCTGTGGCACTCGCTGTTCTGATGCCTTTTGATCATAGACAATAATTCTGGGTTTGCTGCAGAAGGCAGAATATCAGGTTTTAACCATGGGCATTCATAAAAGCTAGAACTGGGATGCTAACTGGAATAATGTGGGTCTTTGAGAGAAAGGTTGAGTCTTTGTAGTAGGCAGTAACTGTAAACTAAAAGCTTAAGATGAATGCACTTCAACTTAATTTATTCAAATGGTGTTGATGCAAACGAATGCCAGGATATGATTCTCAGTACAATATTGTCTTGTTTTGTCCTTATAAGAAGAGTACACCTGAACAACTGGAATATGGCACTGTAACATGTGATCTTCAACAGTGtccaagatttattttataattaaattctGAATTGAACTTCTTTCATCTCCATGCTGAGCTAGTTTTGATTTATTGAATAGTTTCTTACTATTACTGCCTGCTTACGCTGACACCAATGGGATTTAGCTCTCGCCTTAATCTCTACCTAACGAGAGtaatgcagcagcactttaatcCTTTAGTCTGTCCGGATATCTCACCTCCTTTCCTGGTCACTCTACTCAAACAGGTGAGGTTCCAAAGCTTCGCTGTTTGCCATCACATAGATTACAAACAAGATGAATATAGTCTCTGCCGTAACTGGCTCATCAATATTACATTAATCATGCATGATGGGTGAGAAATCTAGTGAGAAACCCTAGCTCTTTTGGTTTGTTTAGGATCAAATCTTAACTGTTTTGTAAGTAagtacaagatttttttttttcaaacctgTCCTATTAAACACCATTGTAATGTTGCTAGCAATGTCTCCCTGTGGCACACAAACCAGAAACGAACAATTTGGAGTCAGATTTGTTAAGAACACAGCACAAATTTTGATGTGTTTCAGTGTAGAGTTGTTGttactgttcccacaatgtatTATAGTCTCGTGTAAAGTaagaaaagacaataaaaagtgaaaaatataaaatgcagtGGCATTGTCGAAAACTTTTCAGTTGTTCGTTGAGAGACATGTACAAGGAAACCAGAAGTGGAAGGATTGTTTTTTGTCCAAACAAAAAATAAGCACAagcatattataatattatatatattttttcttcttagcGTTTGTCCCGCACACTTGCAGGGTCCGCTGTTTGTAGCGGATCAATTGACCCGCGTGATTTGGcgcaggttttacgccagatgcccttcctgtcgcaaccctcccatttttaaccaggcttgggactggcaccccacccgggaatcgaacccgggccgcgggatcctgccgctggaccaccaggaggccatattataatattatatatctgAACAAAAAGGCAGAATTGAACAAAGCCAGTACAGAGTGCTGATTATAGCAGTGTGTATTGCAGCAGGAGAGAGATTATTTTCATCCAACTCCCCTCCAAAAGTGTAATGTTTTCTCAGAACTTTTTTATCTACCCCTTTGTGACTGAGATTGAGGTCACATCCCTTTCCAAGTGGAATCTCAGACATTAACACCAGGGAGAGGTGTACAGGTCTGTCTATGTTTTTAAACATAACTACACTGTTGTTCCGTCACAATGCTAATGGAAAACTTTTCACCACATATTTACCTGGAGATATATGAGACTACtatggatagaaccacttggagaaaATGGCGCCAACTTAGTGCTGCTGTTGCGGTGGTCAGTTTTGCAGTCTTGCAGGTTTCTTGGTGTGACAGGCTAAGAATCCGAGAGAGGCAGAGTCTATGGCATGTAGCAGAATATAAATAACGTGTAGTTGTGTTAGAACTGATGTTTCTCTTTCAGCAAGTGATTTATCTTTACTCTATCCTCCGCTCGAAAGTGCTTTTCTTTATGACATTATCAAGACATGAGACACGACTTGGAGTTAATCTCATAAATATTTGCAGGATTAAAAAGGAATACctgtgtttaattttaattattttaaaaaaggtgcatcaaattatttattaaattaaaaacctAAAATCAAATGACTTAAACGATGGTACAATCTTAAAGCACAGAGCGATGTTCAGGACTTGGACTTGGAGTAGGAACATCATGGACATCGGTATCTGATTACAGAGTGTAATGAAGAGATTATTTCCATCTCTCTATGACATGCAGCCAACCAACAACtttattacatatactgtgGGAGGAAGGGTTCCAGCATGGTTCTAGCAAGGTTCTAGACATCTTCCGACAGACTGATTGCTTTTACCTCAAAGGCCTCTTATTCAACATGATTTTTCCAGAAAGTCAACAAAGACAAGATTAAAATGTTGCTAAATCAGTttggtgaaatatatttatggcTTCTTGATGCTGAGTAATGTTAGAAAATGTTATAGATAAACTAGAAAACTTGacctttcatttaaaaaaattcatttgaaGTCTTTTACTTGAAgtgagaattgtgtgtgtgtgtgtgtgtgtgtgtgtgtgtgtgtttgccttaTACCTGGTGGTGGGCAGATAAAAAGTGGATAGAGATTTCCATACAGAAAGAGAGTTGCTTGGGTCCCAGGTTAGCAGTTAGCAGCAggctacaaaacacacacatttatcttaCACTCACTGAGAAGACTTTCCACTGATATCATTATTAATGTAGCTAATAAAAGCTATGCCCAAAAAATAACCTCTGGGTTAGGAGTCAGGGTTAGAGTTAAAAGGAAAGATATCTCctatcataatttttttttttattgtttcataAATGCtacttgttgttgttgttttcctcaTGAACACCAGCCAGTTATCCTAAGGTCATACTGtcacatatttttatttcctttatttaaaaCAGTGTCAGAGATTTTAAGAGTGCATTGGGGTATAAATCTAATTTAATAGAGCCTTCATACAAGTGAATGTCACTCGACTATAGTGcgctgataaacacacacacacacacacacacacacacacacactccagcctGGACCACATCACACTGTAGTCCTCTTTAAAGCCAGTTTCCTGAGCGTAGACCCATATCACAGCAAGCCTGCTGCCATTAATGACTGGTTTTTTGATGGATTTCCCAAAAGATTGCTCAGTTGCATGCTGGGTAGTGAACTGAATGAAAGTACACTGCTGCGTCCACATCGGAGTAATAGTGTAAATCTCTCCAAACTGGTAGAAACGGTTCCTGTAATGATTAAAAGAAACATTCTGTTTGTCGACACTTTCAAAGTTCTTTCCTGGCACCATAGGATGTAGAGTATATCTCCAATTCCTTACAATTTACTAATATAAAAGTACCATTTTAAGTATTAAACCAAAATAATCTGCTAAtaaggtttctttctttctttctttctttctgaatgaatgaatgaatgaatgaatgaataaataaataaataaataaataaatagatgggTATAGAATTGTTCATACCCATTAAATAATcacaatgtttaaataaataaataaataggtataGAATTATTTATACCCATTAAATAATcacaatgtttaaataaaaaaataaatgaatatagaaTTGTTTATACCCATTAAATAATcacaatgtttaaataaataaatgggtaTAGAATTATTTATGCCCATTAAATAATcacaatgtttaaataaataaataaataaatgaatgaataaataaatggatataGAATTGTTTATACCCATTAAATAATcacaatgtaaataaataaataaataaatgggtaTAGAATTATTTATGCCCATTAAATAATcacaatgtttaaataaatgaataaataaatggatataGAATTGTTTATACCCATTAAATAATCGCAATGTTTATACGTTAAAACATAACTCACCATTCACTCACCTTCGGTGCTAATCTCAAGCTTTGTTAGCAAAGAATTACAAATTTCTGCTGAATTCTCTCTTTAAAATTCTAGACATTCTCACAAGGCGAATCTGAATATCGACCCTCGTTTAATCTGAACAATCAATTTCTGACCTGTGTATAACtactattcattatttattatcttttacTACACAATCAAAAAGGCTAGGCATTACGTGACGGAGcttttcatatttaataaaacaaaaatatttaaaagactGCAGTATTCATTTCAGTTCAACTCCAGTGATCATTAAAAGTTCTCACTATTTGTATTTAAGGTGGTTTCTGGGCTTTTCATTTCCAACTCAATATCGCCACCTTGCGGATGTCTGCATGCAGTACAGATTTCCTCAAGACTGGCTTctatttcaacacacacacacacacacacacacacacacacactataacctcACTTTTCACCTTACAGTAAAGACACTATTATTTTTAGCTAATAGATCATATAGTAAAAAACTGCTGTTTAATCGAGGACATGTGACATATAAGGGCGGAATTACTTTAAGCCTAATTACTGTTAAATTAATGTATACAGGATAATAATGATCATTTACTAGACCAATATTAGTTACATCCCTTTATTTCTGTTGATACCATTTTTCCATTGATACCAAGTTCAGCATCTTACTTTTCACTATTAAGGTGACTTATGCACCCTATGCAGGCAAagttcatcatttccatcaaaatcattatttctaactctgacatgtcagcatgtcctgttcttttgctatattttctattcagactaatttcgttTGTCTTTCTTTGgaaaacaattacatttttgagtgatcccaaacttttgagctgTAGTATATACTAgtatatagcaaaagaacaggacatgctgacatgccagagttagaaataatgattttggtggaaatgatgaatgttttcttcaaactttgccttcatcaaaaaaccACCCTTTGTAGcagttacagcctgggcattctagctgtcagtttttcaagataatctgatgagatttcaccccatgcttcctggcaCACCTCCCACAAGATGggttggctgatggagtcttcctccgtagctgaaatcaagctgaaatatgcaagtgatcccaaacttttgagtggtagtgtatatatatatatacacacattatctgtatatacactgtatattatctctgttactgttctaatgcacaaatatatacagtaattgCTCTTTTCAtaacactttatctgctgtaaatacaacttgcacatactgacatagccttatatattgatgtacatatttacctGCACAgattctactatttgcacttctggcaGATGCTAACCGgcaatccatcaatcaatccatcaatcagtcagtcaatccatcaatcaatccatcaatcaatccatcaatcagtcagtcaatccatcaatcaatccatcaatcagtcagtcagtcaatccatcaatcaatccatcaatcagtcagtcaatccaatcaatcaatccatcaatcaattagtcaatccatcaatcaatccatcaatcaatccatcaatcagacagtcaatccatcaatcaatcaatccatcaatcagtcagtcaatccatcaatcaatccatcaatcaatccatcaatcagtcagtcaatccatcaatcagtcagtcaatccatcaatcagtcagtcaatccatcaatcaatccatcaatcagtcagtcaatccatcaatcagtcagtcaatccatcaatcaatccatcaatcagtcagtcaatccatcaatcagtcagtcaatccatcaatcagtcagtcaatccatcaatcaatccatcaatcagtcagtcaatccatcaatcaatccatcaatcagtcagtcaatccatcaatcaatccatcaatcagtcagtcaatccatcaatcaatccatcaatcagtcagtcaatccatcaatcagtcagtcaatccatcaatcaatccatcaatcagtcagtcaatccatcaatcaatccatcaatcagtcagtcaatccatCAATgaatccatcaatcaatccatcaatcagtcagtcaatccatCAAGCTGTCagtttttcaagataatctgatgagatttcaccccatgcttcctggcaCACCTCCCACAAGATGggttggctgatggagtcttcctccgtagctgaaatcaagctgaaatatgcaagtgatcccaaacttttgagtggtagtgtatatatatatacacacacattatctgtatatacactgtatattatctctgttactgttctaatgcacaaatatatacagtaattgCTCTTTTCAtaacactttatctgctgtaaatacaacttgcacatactgacatagccttatatattgatgtacatatttacctGCACAgattctactatttgcacttctggcaGATGCTAACCGgcaatccatcaatcaatccatcaatcagtcagtcaatccatcaatcaatccatcagtcaatccatcaatcaatccatcaatcaatccatcaatcagtcagtcaatccatcaatcaatccatcaatcagtcagtcaatccatcaatcaatccatcaatcaatccatcaatcagtcagtcaatccatcaatcaatccatcaatcaatccatcaatcagtcagtcaatccatcaatcaatccatcaatcaatccatcaatcagtcagtcagtccatcaatcaatccatcaatcaatccatcaatcagtcagtcaatccatcaatcaatccatcaatcaatcagtcagtcaatccatcaatcaacccatcaatcaatccatcagtcagtcagtcaatccatcaatcaatccatcaatcaatccatcaatcagtcaatccatcaatcaatccatcaatcaatcagtcagtcaatccatcaatcaatccatcaatcaatcagtcagtcaatccatcaatcaatccatcaatcaatctatcaatcagtcagtcaatccatcaatcaatccatcaatcagtcagtcaatccatcaatcaatccatcaatcagtcagtcaatccatcaatcaatccatcaatcagtcagtcaatccatcaatccatccatcagtcaacccatccatctatctgtctgtccatctatctatctcattGTTTATATGCCATTAAGATTGAAACATAATCCTTTTTTTCTGAGCTGGTCTTGAGATGGTGGTAGGTCAGAGGTCTGGACATTGGCGGATTTGATGGATATAAAGGGTGTGAGTTCAAATTCCAGTTAAATAAATGAGATTTTAaaaagctgctctggataaaggcatctgctaAATATGTAACTGTAAGTAAACTGAAGTGCTGATAGAGATGTGTCTATACTTGTCACAACTTATTCCTCCTTATGTTTTCACtcctttgggttttttttcttctctttctgctTAAAACCTTGCCTGACATTACTCAGCAAATATTTTTTACACAGACAGAGAGTCTGTGAGAGTCAGAGAGTTTTTTTACATAACAAGCATTAACACGTTTGTTTAGTGActttaagaaaatgaaaaagatcCTGGGATGGGAAGAATAGAAGATTTATTAACACAAACCAACTCAGTAACTTATCTATAAGACATTTCGCATCATTAAATTGTTAaaggtatgatgtgttgttcgTTAATAATTAATAGGTGTAATAAttgacaaattgctgtggtttaaAGCAGTAAAAGTCTTCGTgatgtgctgttattgaaaaAGTAATCAGCTTTGGCATGGTACCAGTAACCTTTTATTTGACTATACTTTTGCTAAAAGGCTGAGCACAGATCCAAGTCCATGTAGGAAACGTTCCACCTAAagcattttgttttgctttcaaaagaacaaaaacaggaaattgTAGAATTTGATTAATTTATGGAGGAGAGGACCATACAATCCTGTCTAATTTAGCTATCGATCCTGAAGCAGTGGTGGTTCAACTGGTTAAGGTTCTAGGTTGtgaatcagggttcaagccccagcactaccaaacGTCACAGCTGGGCAAcagagcaaggcctttaaccctccctgcttcaggggcactgcatcatagctgcccctgtgctctgaccccaacttcctcagctgtgaagaaaagatttccactgtgttgtaatgtatgtgtggccaTTATAAAGGCTTCATGTTCTCAGTTCTTTCTATAAATCTCATCAGGATTAGATCAGCCATAAGATTCAAACCACCTGATTAAAAATATCGCTGATCCATCGAGTTTCGGATTCTACAACATCCCCGAAAATGTGCcatggtatctggcaccaagacgcTAGCAGCAAATCCTGACCTGCAAATTTATCAAGGTGAGCCCAACACGGACAAGACTTTTAGTCTAGGTCTTAGTAGGTCTGAACCTCTGCATACTGGGAAAACCCCACAAGACCCactgttttagagatgctcaCACCCAGTCATCATCTAAACATTACAATTTGGTCTCtcagatccttatgcttgcccatttgcCGGCTACATCCCACCACCAAGATAATCAAATGTTCTTCACTTCATCTGtcggtggttttaatgttatggctgattagtgAAGGTCACATATTTaatgttacaccattacaaaaGCATTTTACTCTCAACTGCAGAGGCAAATCAAACCAATTATTTTCCAAATagcttttgtttaattttgctGTTAGTCAGTGAACCTTTTGTACAGTTATTCACATTTAATTTCAGtgacatctcaca comes from Hemibagrus wyckioides isolate EC202008001 linkage group LG14, SWU_Hwy_1.0, whole genome shotgun sequence and encodes:
- the myoz3a gene encoding myozenin-2 isoform X3 yields the protein MQTANHDLSKQWQQQARALSREARGEGLNLGKKVSTPKDVMIEELNLTSNRGSRMFQERQKRVDKFTVENTADAPTFIYDGLNQMQAQSQVQLASRAQGGKENMAHPIAGYSGPLKEIPREKFNITVIPKSYCSPWREALRGNEELLTSMSPQLPEPEKRQPANYRCFNRVAMPFGGPMHSKRVIPTISFEAVESQNLPGPTVERMVKRPNFNRAPRGWATSYLPESNEL